A single window of Arcobacter venerupis DNA harbors:
- the rlmN gene encoding 23S rRNA (adenine(2503)-C(2))-methyltransferase RlmN, with translation MAKEGLPSIYDYTLDELKEKLKPSFRAKQVYNWLYKKYANSYDDMKNIPNELKEDLKANYPIDVMEIVKKEQSIDGSIKYLFKLRDNHTVEAVLLLMKEKKKDEDGNIVRSEKFTVCISSQVGCKVGCSFCLTAKGGFVRNLTVGEYIAQIVNIKRDNDIAENKALNIVYMGMGEPLDNFDNFVKAVSIFSELDGLAISRRRQTVSTSGIASKIEKLGKIDLGIQLAISLHAVDDELRSELIPMNKAYNIASIIDAVKKFPIDTRKKVMFEYLVIKNKNDSVEAAKKLIKLLNGIQAKVNLIFFNPYPGTTYQRPEVEDMLKFKDYLNERGLICTIRESKGIDISAACGQLKEKEANGNS, from the coding sequence ATGGCAAAAGAAGGACTACCATCTATATATGATTACACATTAGATGAATTAAAAGAAAAATTAAAACCATCATTTAGAGCAAAACAAGTATATAACTGGCTTTACAAGAAGTATGCAAACTCTTATGATGATATGAAAAATATACCAAATGAATTAAAAGAAGATTTAAAAGCAAACTATCCTATTGATGTTATGGAAATTGTTAAAAAAGAGCAAAGTATTGATGGAAGCATAAAATATCTTTTTAAATTAAGAGATAACCACACAGTTGAAGCTGTTTTACTTTTAATGAAAGAGAAGAAAAAAGATGAAGATGGGAATATTGTAAGAAGTGAAAAATTTACTGTTTGTATCTCATCTCAAGTTGGTTGTAAAGTTGGATGTAGTTTTTGTTTAACTGCAAAAGGTGGCTTTGTGCGGAACCTTACAGTTGGAGAGTATATAGCTCAAATTGTAAATATTAAAAGAGATAATGATATAGCTGAAAATAAAGCTTTAAATATTGTTTATATGGGAATGGGTGAACCCCTTGATAATTTTGATAACTTTGTAAAAGCTGTTTCTATTTTCTCAGAACTTGATGGACTTGCAATTTCAAGAAGAAGACAAACAGTTTCAACTTCTGGAATTGCATCAAAAATTGAAAAATTAGGAAAAATTGATTTAGGAATACAATTAGCTATCTCTTTACATGCTGTTGATGATGAGTTAAGAAGTGAATTAATTCCTATGAATAAAGCGTATAATATCGCTTCAATTATTGATGCTGTTAAAAAGTTTCCAATAGATACTAGAAAAAAAGTTATGTTTGAATATCTAGTAATAAAAAATAAAAATGATTCTGTAGAAGCTGCAAAAAAACTAATCAAACTTCTAAATGGAATACAAGCAAAAGTGAATCTTATTTTCTTTAATCCATATCCAGGAACAACATATCAGCGACCTGAAGTTGAAGATATGCTAAAATTCAAAGATTATTTAAATGAGCGTGGGTTAATTTGTACAATTAGAGAATCAAAAGGTATTGATATATCAGCTGCTTGTGGGCAGTTAAAGGAGAAAGAAGCAAATGGGAATTCTTGA
- the hisF gene encoding imidazole glycerol phosphate synthase subunit HisF translates to MSSFAKRIIPCLDVDNGRVVKGVNFVGLRDAGDPVEVAKRYNAEGADELTFLDITASHENRGTIVDIVKKVAQEVFIPLTVGGGIRKLEDIYSLLNVGCDKVSINSSAVTNPNLINESSNRFGSQCIVVAIDVKRVSDGSYHVFVKGGREDTGLDALAWAKEVYDRGAGEILLTSMDTDGAKTGFELNITGQISKLVDIPVIASGGAGTMEHIKEAFECGASAALAASIFHFKEIDIMDLKRYLRANNIPVRI, encoded by the coding sequence TTGAGTAGTTTTGCAAAAAGAATAATACCATGTTTGGATGTTGATAATGGACGAGTTGTAAAAGGTGTAAACTTCGTTGGATTAAGAGATGCTGGTGATCCTGTTGAAGTAGCAAAAAGATACAACGCAGAAGGAGCTGATGAGCTTACTTTTCTAGATATTACAGCTAGCCATGAAAATAGAGGAACGATAGTTGATATTGTAAAAAAAGTTGCTCAAGAAGTTTTTATTCCTTTAACAGTTGGTGGAGGTATACGAAAACTTGAAGATATATACTCTTTACTTAATGTTGGTTGTGACAAAGTTTCTATTAACTCTTCAGCGGTTACAAATCCAAATTTAATAAATGAAAGCTCAAATAGATTTGGTTCTCAATGTATTGTTGTAGCCATTGATGTAAAAAGAGTTTCAGATGGTTCTTATCATGTTTTTGTAAAAGGTGGACGAGAAGACACTGGCCTTGATGCATTAGCTTGGGCAAAAGAGGTTTATGATAGAGGTGCAGGAGAAATACTTTTGACTTCTATGGATACAGATGGTGCAAAAACTGGATTTGAATTAAATATAACAGGACAAATCTCAAAACTTGTAGATATTCCAGTAATTGCAAGTGGTGGTGCTGGAACTATGGAACATATAAAAGAAGCTTTTGAATGTGGAGCAAGTGCAGCACTTGCTGCTTCAATATTTCACTTTAAAGAAATAGATATTATGGATTTAAAAAGATATTTAAGAGCAAATAATATTCCAGTAAGAATATAA
- a CDS encoding KpsF/GutQ family sugar-phosphate isomerase has product MDFIQIVKDVLLTEANELEKAAQRVSFDIEKAIDLIMNSKGKLIITGVGKSGLVGTKIAATLASTGTSSFFLHPTEAMHGDLGMVGKEDIVLGISYSGESDELVQILPHLKRLNIPLIAMARNPESTLAKYADIFININVEKEGCPLDAAPMSSTTLTMAMGDALAVCLMKKRDFKKEDFASFHPGGSLGKKLFVKVDDLLRKENLPVVSRETKLKDAILIMSEGRLGSVIIEDANKKVIALLSDGDLRRALMNGNFSMDCKVEDIATKNPKILKNKELLASDALQIIEGYKIQLLIVTDENDKLVGVLHIHDLIEAGIK; this is encoded by the coding sequence ATGGATTTTATACAAATAGTAAAAGATGTTTTATTAACAGAGGCAAATGAGCTTGAAAAAGCTGCTCAAAGAGTCTCTTTTGATATTGAAAAAGCTATTGATTTAATCATGAATTCAAAAGGTAAACTCATTATTACTGGTGTTGGAAAATCAGGACTTGTTGGAACAAAAATAGCGGCAACGCTTGCTAGTACAGGAACAAGTTCTTTTTTTCTTCATCCAACTGAAGCCATGCATGGTGATTTAGGAATGGTTGGTAAGGAAGATATTGTTTTAGGAATATCATATAGTGGAGAAAGTGATGAATTGGTTCAAATTCTTCCTCACCTAAAAAGATTAAATATCCCTTTAATTGCAATGGCTAGAAATCCAGAATCAACACTTGCAAAATATGCGGATATTTTTATAAATATCAATGTTGAAAAAGAAGGCTGTCCACTTGATGCTGCACCAATGTCTTCTACCACTTTAACTATGGCAATGGGTGATGCTTTAGCAGTTTGTTTAATGAAAAAAAGAGATTTTAAAAAAGAAGATTTTGCATCTTTTCATCCAGGTGGAAGTTTAGGTAAGAAACTTTTTGTAAAAGTTGATGATTTATTGAGAAAAGAGAATCTTCCTGTAGTTTCACGTGAAACTAAACTAAAAGATGCAATTCTTATAATGAGTGAAGGAAGACTTGGAAGTGTAATTATTGAAGATGCAAATAAAAAAGTAATTGCACTATTAAGTGATGGAGATTTAAGACGAGCTTTAATGAATGGTAATTTTTCAATGGATTGTAAAGTAGAAGATATTGCTACAAAAAATCCAAAAATATTAAAAAATAAAGAGCTTTTAGCAAGTGATGCACTGCAAATAATAGAAGGTTATAAAATACAGCTATTAATTGTAACTGATGAGAATGATAAATTAGTTGGTGTATTACATATTCATGATTTAATTGAAGCTGGTATAAAATGA
- a CDS encoding purine-nucleoside phosphorylase, translated as MIICAGRNETFPFAHPIGVGLIESAINLTRMCLFDKPEYLLFVGSAGSYGNHKVFDIVESKRASNIELGFLTQSAYTPLDNVLESENKFARNDTIVNSSNYISTNEKLCKEFNEYGVGIENMEFFSILSVAKEFEIPVAGIFVITNYTNENAHEDFIKNHKEAMDKLTKYLIEKNIIK; from the coding sequence ATGATTATTTGTGCTGGAAGAAACGAAACATTTCCTTTCGCCCATCCAATTGGTGTGGGCTTAATTGAAAGTGCAATAAACCTTACAAGAATGTGTCTATTTGATAAACCTGAATATCTACTTTTTGTTGGAAGTGCTGGGTCTTATGGTAACCATAAAGTTTTTGATATTGTTGAATCAAAAAGAGCTTCAAATATCGAACTTGGATTTTTAACACAAAGTGCATATACGCCACTTGATAATGTTTTAGAATCAGAAAATAAATTTGCAAGAAATGACACAATTGTAAACTCATCAAACTATATATCAACAAATGAAAAATTATGTAAAGAGTTTAATGAATATGGTGTTGGAATTGAAAATATGGAATTTTTTTCAATTCTAAGTGTTGCAAAAGAGTTTGAAATTCCAGTTGCTGGAATATTCGTAATAACAAATTATACAAATGAAAATGCCCATGAAGATTTTATAAAAAATCACAAAGAGGCAATGGATAAATTAACAAAATATTTAATTGAAAAAAATATAATAAAATAA
- a CDS encoding replication-associated recombination protein A, protein MIDLSNKLRPTNLDNFVGQSHIISKDKALYKLIKQKDIPHLFFYGKPGTGKTTLAKIIAREINTDYFYFNATSIKVEDLRKVFDKYKGSLIKPLIFIDEVHRLSKNQQEVLLPIMENYDAIIIGASTENPFFTLTSAIRSRSFLYEFKAFTKDEMNKILHIALKDIEINIEPLALEYLITSSSGDARAMLTLLNFAYKVSKDIDVSLLRELRENVIGDGVSSSDTHYDLASAMIKSLRGSNIDAALYYMSRLINGGESVDFISRRLVIFASEDIGNANPNALNLAVNTMMACNKIGYPESRIILSQCAIYLASSPKSNSAYKGVNKALQEIKAGKLLDIPKHLDSQHIGYLYPHDFGGYVEQEYLKEDLSLYENSNIGFEKTLNEWLNKIKNKKED, encoded by the coding sequence ATGATAGATCTCTCTAATAAACTAAGACCAACAAATTTAGATAATTTTGTTGGTCAATCCCACATTATCTCAAAAGATAAAGCACTTTACAAACTAATCAAACAAAAAGACATTCCTCATCTATTTTTTTATGGAAAACCGGGGACTGGAAAAACTACACTAGCAAAAATAATTGCACGTGAAATCAACACAGATTACTTTTACTTTAATGCTACAAGTATAAAAGTTGAAGATTTAAGAAAAGTATTTGATAAATATAAGGGAAGTTTGATTAAGCCTTTAATTTTTATAGATGAAGTGCATAGACTTTCTAAAAACCAGCAAGAAGTTCTTCTTCCCATTATGGAAAATTATGATGCAATTATTATTGGTGCTAGTACAGAAAATCCATTTTTTACTTTAACTTCTGCAATTCGCTCAAGATCATTTTTATATGAATTTAAAGCATTTACAAAAGATGAAATGAATAAAATTCTTCATATTGCTTTAAAAGATATAGAAATAAATATTGAACCTCTTGCTTTAGAATACTTGATTACATCAAGTTCAGGTGATGCAAGAGCAATGCTTACACTTCTAAATTTTGCATATAAAGTATCAAAAGATATTGATGTTAGTTTATTAAGAGAATTAAGAGAAAATGTAATAGGGGATGGAGTTTCATCATCAGATACTCACTATGATTTAGCAAGTGCTATGATAAAATCTTTAAGAGGTTCAAATATTGATGCAGCATTATATTATATGAGTAGATTAATTAATGGTGGAGAGAGTGTTGATTTTATTTCAAGAAGGTTAGTAATTTTTGCAAGTGAAGATATTGGAAATGCAAATCCAAATGCACTAAATCTTGCTGTTAATACTATGATGGCTTGTAATAAAATTGGATATCCAGAATCTAGAATTATACTTTCTCAATGTGCAATTTACTTAGCCTCAAGTCCAAAATCTAACAGTGCATATAAAGGTGTAAATAAAGCTCTACAAGAGATAAAAGCTGGAAAACTACTTGATATACCAAAACACTTAGATTCGCAACATATAGGCTATTTATACCCCCATGATTTTGGTGGATATGTTGAGCAAGAATATTTAAAAGAAGATTTAAGTCTTTATGAAAATTCAAATATTGGATTTGAAAAAACTTTAAATGAGTGGTTAAACAAAATTAAGAATAAAAAAGAGGATTAA
- a CDS encoding CopD family protein, whose product MEYYTWVLTFHIVAFMSWMAMLFYLPRLFVYHVENIEKNEYVEIVKIQEYKIYKYIGMPAMWATILSGITMLTLNPYLLDFNTSPWMYAKLTALFFLIIYSFSLEKYRKKLENNSCKKSGKFFRMYNELPTMLSILIVGYVITKTFSLLFTLIIVLLFAYISYVIMKPKRETK is encoded by the coding sequence ATGGAATATTACACTTGGGTTTTAACTTTTCATATTGTAGCGTTTATGTCATGGATGGCAATGCTATTTTATCTACCTAGACTTTTTGTTTATCATGTAGAAAATATTGAAAAAAATGAGTACGTTGAAATTGTAAAAATTCAAGAGTACAAAATCTATAAATATATTGGAATGCCTGCAATGTGGGCAACTATATTAAGTGGTATAACTATGCTTACATTAAATCCTTATTTACTTGATTTTAATACTTCGCCATGGATGTATGCAAAGCTTACAGCACTGTTCTTTTTAATTATTTACTCTTTTTCACTTGAAAAATATAGAAAAAAATTAGAAAATAATTCTTGTAAAAAAAGTGGTAAATTTTTTAGAATGTATAATGAACTTCCAACAATGCTATCAATATTAATCGTAGGATATGTTATTACTAAAACATTTTCTTTACTATTTACTTTAATAATTGTGCTACTATTTGCATATATATCTTATGTGATAATGAAACCAAAAAGAGAGACTAAATAA
- a CDS encoding SIMPL domain-containing protein (The SIMPL domain is named for its presence in mouse protein SIMPL (signalling molecule that associates with mouse pelle-like kinase). Bacterial member BP26, from Brucella, was shown to assemble into a channel-like structure, while YggE from E. coli has been associated with resistance to oxidative stress.): protein MKKILVGMTLCLLPVLSFSYELNFNKGFSKVVNPDLLTTSIDVSVEKKNENAVNTEIEKFNDFIKKTTNVTLKNGSFTLSPKYKYYDNKQEFIGYVGNLRYSAESKNAKELNGFMDKLISIKDSIKSDDVKLNISNVAWNISDDLQNKSIDDLRLDAIHWIEAYSKSLSTSISKNCEVTKINISETNTGNIVYARSEMLYSTMSKKVADVSPMNSEQNITISPNFVLECK from the coding sequence ATGAAAAAAATATTAGTTGGAATGACTTTATGTTTATTACCTGTTTTGTCATTTTCTTATGAATTAAATTTTAATAAGGGTTTTTCAAAAGTTGTAAATCCTGATTTACTAACAACAAGTATTGATGTTAGTGTAGAGAAAAAAAATGAAAATGCAGTTAATACTGAAATTGAAAAGTTTAATGATTTTATAAAAAAAACTACTAATGTAACTTTGAAAAATGGTAGTTTTACATTAAGTCCAAAATACAAATATTATGATAATAAACAAGAGTTTATTGGGTATGTTGGAAATCTAAGATATTCAGCTGAATCAAAAAATGCAAAAGAGTTAAATGGTTTTATGGATAAATTAATTTCAATAAAAGACAGCATAAAGTCAGACGATGTAAAATTAAATATTTCAAATGTTGCATGGAATATAAGTGATGATTTACAAAATAAAAGTATTGATGATTTAAGATTAGATGCAATTCATTGGATAGAAGCTTATTCGAAATCTTTATCAACTTCAATATCTAAAAATTGTGAAGTTACAAAAATAAATATTTCTGAAACAAACACAGGAAATATTGTTTATGCTAGAAGTGAAATGTTATATTCAACTATGTCAAAAAAAGTTGCTGATGTGTCACCTATGAATAGTGAACAAAATATCACAATAAGCCCAAATTTTGTATTGGAATGTAAATGA
- a CDS encoding ribonuclease J, producing MEEIKNEEKVVVTSPIIVENNSQNTETVENTETKKPPFKKRKPKPKVPRENQINQQIKGDGWITDLKKAYLVNEKIHRDRLNPHYKLNLNTTAKLKITPLGGLGEIGGNMMVIETENEAIIVDVGMSFPDENMHGVDILIPDFTYIREIKDKIVGVIITHGHEDHIGAMPYLFKEMQFPVYGTSLPLEMIGSKFDEHKMREHRSLFRAIQKRTPIKIGNEFEVEWMHVTHSIIDSSCIAVKTAAGTMIHTGDFKIDHTPIDGFPTDLHRIAHYGEEGVLVLTSDSTNSHSPGFTRTEKTVGPTFDRIFQNAKGRVIMSTFSSNIHRVAQAIEKALFHNRKICVIGRSMEKNLELAMSLGYIKFPKDQFIEAHEVNKYNDKEVLIVTTGSQGESMSALYRMAIHEHRHIKIKPEDQIILSAKAIPGNEGSVSEIINHLLKAGAKVAYQDYPDIHVSGHAAQEEQKLMLRLVKPKFFLPVHGEYNHALKHGQTGIDCGVLERNVYIMSDGEQIEVTPKYLKKVKTVKTGKVYIDNQLNFKISDDIILDRQTMANEGVVMIVAQINENDRTLAQKPRVTSFGLVSDKQDKFFSKEIEDLLTTFLENIKPGILQNNRILEDELRKVVRKHCTRKYKKYPMIVPTIFVQ from the coding sequence ATGGAAGAAATTAAAAACGAAGAAAAAGTTGTTGTAACTTCACCAATTATTGTTGAAAACAATTCACAAAATACAGAAACTGTAGAAAATACAGAAACTAAAAAACCACCTTTCAAAAAAAGAAAACCAAAACCAAAGGTTCCAAGAGAGAATCAAATCAACCAACAAATTAAAGGTGATGGATGGATTACAGATCTTAAAAAAGCATATTTAGTAAATGAAAAAATACATAGAGATAGATTAAATCCTCACTATAAACTAAACCTAAATACTACTGCAAAACTTAAAATTACTCCACTTGGAGGATTAGGTGAAATCGGTGGAAACATGATGGTTATTGAAACTGAAAATGAAGCAATAATTGTTGATGTTGGTATGAGTTTCCCTGATGAAAATATGCATGGTGTTGATATTTTAATTCCAGACTTTACTTATATTAGAGAAATCAAAGATAAAATTGTTGGTGTTATTATTACTCATGGACATGAAGATCATATTGGTGCAATGCCATATTTATTTAAAGAGATGCAATTTCCTGTTTATGGAACTTCATTACCTTTAGAGATGATTGGTTCAAAATTTGATGAACATAAAATGAGAGAACATAGATCTTTATTTAGAGCTATTCAAAAAAGAACACCTATAAAAATTGGAAATGAATTTGAAGTTGAGTGGATGCACGTAACTCACTCAATTATTGATTCATCATGTATTGCTGTTAAAACAGCTGCTGGAACAATGATTCACACAGGTGACTTTAAAATTGACCATACTCCAATTGATGGATTCCCAACAGATTTACATAGAATTGCACATTATGGAGAAGAGGGGGTTTTAGTTTTAACATCGGATTCTACAAATTCACATTCACCAGGATTTACAAGAACTGAGAAAACAGTTGGACCAACTTTTGATAGAATATTTCAAAATGCAAAAGGTAGAGTTATCATGTCTACTTTCTCATCTAATATTCACAGAGTTGCTCAAGCTATTGAAAAAGCACTTTTTCATAACAGAAAAATATGTGTTATTGGAAGATCAATGGAGAAAAACTTAGAACTTGCAATGAGTCTTGGTTATATTAAATTTCCAAAAGATCAATTTATTGAAGCGCATGAAGTAAATAAATATAATGATAAAGAAGTTTTAATTGTAACAACTGGTTCTCAAGGTGAATCAATGTCAGCTCTTTATAGAATGGCAATTCATGAACATAGACATATCAAAATAAAACCTGAAGATCAAATTATTCTTTCTGCAAAAGCAATTCCTGGTAATGAAGGAAGTGTTTCTGAAATTATAAATCATTTATTAAAAGCTGGTGCAAAAGTAGCTTATCAAGATTACCCAGATATTCACGTTTCAGGACATGCTGCACAAGAAGAGCAAAAATTAATGTTAAGACTTGTAAAACCTAAATTCTTTTTACCAGTTCACGGTGAATATAATCATGCATTAAAACATGGTCAAACAGGTATTGATTGTGGTGTATTAGAAAGAAATGTTTACATCATGAGTGATGGTGAACAAATTGAAGTTACACCAAAATATCTTAAAAAAGTAAAAACTGTTAAAACAGGAAAAGTTTACATTGATAATCAATTAAATTTCAAAATTTCTGATGATATAATTTTAGATAGACAAACAATGGCAAACGAAGGTGTTGTTATGATTGTTGCACAAATAAATGAAAATGATAGAACATTAGCACAAAAGCCAAGAGTTACATCATTTGGTTTAGTATCAGATAAACAAGATAAATTCTTCTCAAAAGAAATTGAAGATTTATTAACAACATTCTTAGAAAATATTAAACCTGGAATTTTACAAAATAATAGAATTTTAGAGGATGAATTAAGAAAAGTTGTAAGAAAACATTGTACAAGAAAATATAAAAAATACCCAATGATAGTACCAACAATCTTCGTTCAATAA
- the rsmA gene encoding 16S rRNA (adenine(1518)-N(6)/adenine(1519)-N(6))-dimethyltransferase RsmA → MEKVKAKKQYGQNFLKDTTILDKIIQSMPNNNNYVVEIGPGLGDLTKNLVKYKDMTAYEVDTDLIGILKSKFAIEIEEGRLKLIHTDVLEAWDKQKTLHDGKYDLIANLPYYIATNIILRAFEDRACENIIVMVQKEVAEKFTAKVNNKEFSSLGIITDLMSIDARILFDVPPESFDPPPKVISSILYIKKDMNKFLDKDFNKFLKACFVQPRKKLSKNLTSVLDKNSISRMYEELNVDDNVRPHEVSSSLYSQMHTRVKNGRN, encoded by the coding sequence ATGGAAAAAGTAAAAGCAAAAAAACAATACGGACAAAACTTTTTAAAAGATACGACAATTTTGGATAAGATCATCCAATCGATGCCCAACAACAATAACTATGTGGTGGAAATTGGGCCTGGATTAGGTGATTTGACCAAAAATTTAGTCAAGTACAAAGATATGACTGCTTATGAAGTTGATACTGATTTAATTGGTATTTTAAAGTCTAAATTTGCAATAGAAATAGAAGAGGGTAGACTAAAACTGATCCACACAGATGTTTTAGAGGCTTGGGATAAGCAGAAAACCCTACATGACGGTAAATATGACTTAATTGCAAACTTACCGTACTATATTGCAACAAACATTATATTAAGAGCATTTGAAGATAGAGCTTGTGAAAATATTATAGTAATGGTTCAAAAAGAGGTTGCTGAGAAGTTTACTGCAAAGGTAAATAACAAAGAATTTTCTTCTTTAGGAATAATTACTGATTTAATGTCAATTGATGCAAGGATACTTTTCGATGTTCCTCCTGAATCTTTTGATCCACCTCCAAAAGTTATATCTTCAATTCTTTACATTAAAAAGGATATGAATAAATTCCTAGATAAAGATTTTAATAAGTTTTTAAAGGCCTGTTTTGTACAGCCGAGAAAAAAACTTTCTAAAAATCTTACATCTGTATTGGATAAAAATTCTATATCTAGAATGTATGAAGAATTAAATGTCGATGATAATGTTAGACCTCATGAAGTAAGTTCATCTTTGTATAGCCAAATGCATACAAGGGTAAAAAATGGAAGAAATTAA
- a CDS encoding pseudouridine synthase, with amino-acid sequence MKKKIEETQEELVRLNKFLSHNSNYSRREADKLIEEGKVKVNGKVVVNLATKVSNSDEVEIGRKKIREDKNKISTVIVYNKPKGEIVSKKDPQGRKTIYDSLDHKYKHFLSVGRLDYASEGLLLLSDSVEIVDALMHSDLERVYKIKVNGLITKPVEQAMQNGLEIEDATSGAFKTSKIKSMTFAPFLAYDILTNAEKFSKIKVVISEGKNRELRRFFAHFGLDVLDLKRLEYGGISLNNLPTGKTRFLTKEEYKNLRIFMNEDDRSL; translated from the coding sequence ATGAAAAAGAAAATAGAAGAAACTCAAGAGGAATTAGTTAGATTAAATAAATTTTTATCTCACAATAGTAACTATTCAAGAAGAGAAGCTGATAAGCTAATAGAAGAGGGTAAAGTAAAAGTTAATGGTAAAGTTGTTGTAAATCTTGCTACTAAAGTTTCAAATAGTGATGAAGTTGAAATTGGTAGAAAAAAAATACGAGAAGATAAGAATAAAATATCTACTGTTATTGTATATAACAAACCAAAAGGTGAAATTGTTTCTAAAAAAGATCCTCAAGGAAGAAAAACTATCTATGATTCACTTGATCATAAATATAAACACTTTTTAAGTGTTGGGCGACTTGACTATGCTAGTGAAGGTTTATTACTTTTATCTGATAGCGTAGAAATTGTTGATGCATTAATGCACTCTGATTTAGAAAGAGTTTATAAAATCAAAGTAAATGGCTTAATTACAAAACCTGTTGAGCAAGCAATGCAAAATGGTTTAGAAATAGAAGATGCAACATCTGGTGCATTTAAAACAAGTAAAATCAAGTCTATGACTTTTGCTCCATTTTTAGCTTATGATATTTTAACTAATGCAGAAAAATTCTCTAAAATTAAAGTAGTTATTTCTGAAGGTAAAAATAGAGAGTTAAGAAGATTTTTTGCTCACTTTGGACTTGATGTACTTGATTTAAAAAGATTAGAGTATGGTGGAATTTCTTTAAATAATCTACCAACTGGAAAAACTAGATTTTTAACAAAAGAAGAATATAAAAATCTAAGAATCTTTATGAACGAAGATGATAGATCTCTCTAA